Within the Nicotiana tabacum cultivar K326 chromosome 11, ASM71507v2, whole genome shotgun sequence genome, the region GGGCCTTGGGGCAGAGGTCATCAAGGCAAAGTGTGACTCCTTtttggtggtaaatcaagtaaacggGAGCTTCGAGGTTCGAGCCGActgaatgcagaggtacttggacaaacttCAAGTGACATTGCATCGCTTCAAGGAATGGACACTGGATCATGTACCTCGGGAGCagaatagcgaggccgatgcacttgcaaacttggggtcatcggcAGAAGAAGATGATATCGTCCTGGAGACTGTTGTCCAACTATCGAAGCCGGTGGTCGAAGAAGGCCATGCAGAGATTAATTCAACAAGTTTAAcgtgggattggaggaataagtacatcgACTACTTGAAGCATGGGAAGCTCCCCGAGGACCCAAAAGAGTCAAGAGCACTTCGAGCCAAAGCAGCTCGATTCTCACTCGATGAAAATGAAACGTTGTACAGAAccttcgatggaccattggcagtgtgCTTGGGACtcggggacaccgattatgtatTACGGGAAATCCGCGAGGGTACTTGTAGGAGCTATTTTGGTGCAGACTCTCTGGTTCGCAAGGTGATCAGAGCGGGGTATTATTGGGATAACATGGAAAAGGATATCATGGAGTTCGTTCGAaagtgtgataaatgccaaagattTGCACCAATAATCCATCAACCCGGTGAACAACTCCATTTAGTCCTATCCCCATGACcgttcatgaaatgagggatggatatcgtcggtcccctaccaatggcaccaggtaaagctagatttattttgtttatgactaactacttctcaaagtgggttgaagcacatgcctTCGAGaaggtaaaagaaaaagaagtcatcgacttcatatgagaccacatcatatgtcggttcgggatacCCGCAAAAATAGcatgtgacaatgggaaatagttcattggcagcaaagtaacaaaattccttaaggaccataaaatcaaaaggatcctatcagcACCTTACCACCCAAGTGCAAATGGTCGGGCCGAGaccacaaacaaaaccatcattcaaaacttaaagaaaaggttaGATGATGCAAATGGGAAATAAAGAGAAGTGTTGCCCGAAGTGCTATGGGTATATCGAATGACGTCGAAGTCGAGCATGGGGGAGACCCCATTTTCTTTGGTATACAGATCCGAAGCATTGAtcccagtcgaagtcggggaacctagcgtcAGGTTTCAGTATGCCACCGAGGGCTCAAATCATGAAGCTATGAATACTTCTCTCCAACTACTCGATGAAAAACAAGAGGCCACGTTAATTTGAATGGCCGCGCAAAAAcaaaggatcgaaaggtattacaacagaAGGACGAACCTTCGATATTTCatagtcggggacttagtcctgagAAAAGTCACTCTTaacactcgagacccaaacgaagggaaACTAGGTCCCAATTAGGAAGGATCGTACCGTGTCCTCGGAGTCGTAgggaaaggatcctacaaacttagcACAATGAAAGGCgagcaactaccaaacaattgaAATGTATCGTTGCTCAAGCGATATTACTGCTGAGGTATGACCTTCTCCCCTTTTCTATTTGTATTTAAAACTAACTCCTTGCAGATATTCAATTGGAGATATCGAGTCACCTTTCAGCTCAAAGGCCTTGGGtatgaaagcatgcgttgcactctttttcccttagatcgggttttatcccaaataggttttactggcaaggtttttaacgaggcaacacctaTGTGCTACCTAAAGAAcattcaacaagtattcaaggattcttttcaatcaacctgaATATTGGGGGGGCTCCACCCTTGGAGTTTATACTTTTGAGAAAGATCTGCTTTCTTGTAGTGCTTCTCTTCTCAAATGTGAGAAGTAAATGACTTTTTAGGGATACATACATAAgagtaattttgaaaaaacaaattgaattttttcttgattatataaatggacacttattgtagcccaaaatattttttttttgtctatatatatatatatatatatatatatatatatatatatatatatatatatatatatatattaataaattCAAATAACTAACTGAAATGAATAATGACGATTCATAACAGTCAACCTTCACTAGTTTGAAATTGAGGTTCATCGTTCCTCTTGTTGTTGTTATCATTTAAAAATGTTACATAATAACGATCAAATCTCCAGATTTAAGCATATTGTTTTAGACAACTTCTGACACAATAGGATTTTCTCCATCAACTAAGGGCATGTCttccaaataagaaaatataatttcaaagtaAAACTTTTTATAATATTTAGGCGTATTGGCTTTCtcgccacttaaacttgtaggaCTTTTAAAAGCCGATACATAAACTTTAAACTTCCCCATTTGAACACTCGAATTCATGATTTCCTTTACTAATAAACACATCTGACCATTCAGTCTACGCGCGTGTATTACACATACACAGACGTGTCTGTCCAGTCAGCAAATGACTAATTTGTTACACATCTTATGAGTAGGCATTTTGTACCATTAATTAGTCAAACTTcactaaaatatttttgagctTATTTTAGAAGCTCATCTCTACGGAATAATCTTCGACTGTCTGCATTATCAGCAGCAGAATCGGTCGCTCCTCCGTGGCGCACTTCATGCAGAGCTATTCAAACTTCGAAATCGGCACAATCAGAATCTTCAAGCAGCACGATGCTGTCGGCGAGGGCACATGGCAGCGGTGACTATTTTCGGCGAGACATTCGAGGCCGGTGCCTCTATTCTTCACCCCAAGAACTACCACACTTTGAATTACACTAAACATCTAGATCTCTCTGTCCGACCTTTTGAATCTAATTCCTCATTTGGCATTTGGGATGGACATGAGTTCGTTTTCAAAACCTCACTTCCCAATCGAAGCTCCCTATATTCCAAACCCTTGTGTCCTTCGCCCATTCCATCTTATTTTTCTTTCGATATGGCTTCTCTCTGTTTCGCATGAACACCTTCATTGAGGTACTCCAACTTCACTAGCAATTGTGGAACATGCCAACATCTCTTTTTTCCCATTTCTTATGCATATACAACCCATTTTGGACTGTTGGGCGTTTGTAAGAGGGCTTTCGCGCTCCTATGCGTCGTGTTCCTCACGCATCAAGCTGATTAGGACCAACTGATGCCACATGGGCATGGTCAACGCtcaaatgtgtttattagttaAGGGAATCATGAGTTCGAGTGTTCAAATggaaaagtttaaagttcatgTATCGGCTTTTAAAAGCTCTTCATGTTTAAGTGGCCAGAAAGCCATTACGCCTAATATTTATACAATGTCTCTTTCCTATTTTCTTTCAGTATAACAAATATGTACCAATATGAGAATTTATGAATTACTTTATGTGAAATAGAATATGAAACAAAAGTATGAATTAGAAGCATTTTGGTTTAGTAAATAAATACTATTGAAAAACATGATCATGCTATGGTAAGGAATCTTAGTAATATTTTTGACATTTCAAGTTTGTTAAAACTAAAacatgtatatgtatgtattacTGCAATTTTTGACTTTGGTATCATATGAAAACCATTTGGATTATTAATTATCTATTCTataataaattttattgtataTTCACTACATAACTAGTAGATGGACGAAACAATCCCTTGACAAAAATGATACCTAGCTATGAGATGTGGTATAAGTTTGGACCAATTTTGATCAACTATGTACATAGTTGAATGGGCCTGTTATAACCTGCCATTTTGATAACACATAGCCCAAGGCCCAAACTTCATAAAAACAATTAGGGTTTCATCCAAAACCTGTGCTAGCCTATTTAACCGACGCAAAGCTAGAGTTCAAATGCtgtg harbors:
- the LOC142166001 gene encoding uncharacterized protein LOC142166001 encodes the protein MQRYLDKLQVTLHRFKEWTLDHVPREQNSEADALANLGSSAEEDDIVLETVVQLSKPVVEEGHAEINSTSLTWDWRNKYIDYLKHGKLPEDPKESRALRAKAARFSLDENETLYRTFDGPLAVCLGLGDTDYVLREIREGTCRSYFGADSLVRKVIRAGYYWDNMEKDIMEFVRKCDKCQRFAPIIHQPGEQLHLVLSP